The stretch of DNA GTTGAGCGCTTCGCTGGCGGACATCTCCAGGCCCGCCATCTCCACCGGCGTGGTGGCCAAGTCTTTGACGAGAGTGCGCGCAGGATCCTTGCCGCTGAGGGCGAATTTCTGCAACACGTCGCGCTCGGTGAAGATGCCGGCTACCAGCCCCTGGTCATCCACCAGAGCGACCGCACCCACACGGTGATCGAGCATGGCCTGGATGGCGTCCTTCACGCTGGCCTTCATGCCCACGGTGGCCGGTGCTTCATCGCACAGCTTCAGGATGCCCATAGCTCACCTCCCTGGCCGATTTGGAAGCCTGCATTATGCTCCGGAACGGCCGCGTGTCAATAGCCGGCGGATGAAAAGATTCACCGCCGAGACCGCCGAGCACGGCCGAGGTGATATGAGCGATTACTTCTCAGATCGCATATCGCAGAT from Terriglobales bacterium encodes:
- a CDS encoding CBS domain-containing protein, which produces MGILKLCDEAPATVGMKASVKDAIQAMLDHRVGAVALVDDQGLVAGIFTERDVLQKFALSGKDPARTLVKDLATTPVEMAGLEMSASEALNVMLERHIRHLPVADANGRLLGILSIRNLLQSLVDDLSHQLDALETSLTNDAQGG